The Candidatus Atribacteria bacterium ADurb.Bin276 genome includes a region encoding these proteins:
- the addA gene encoding ATP-dependent helicase/nuclease subunit A, giving the protein MKRVENKEFLELISDSRPAQQEAIMADEDLVVVSAGAGTGKTETLARRYAWLVTTGRAKFNQILTLTFTEKAALEMRERIRMRLRNWYKQLSNQGNFQHLYEAIDNLDEAPISTIHSFCMRIIQKASLYFDIDPNIRVISSPEEFGFWNNLQNILRRNDWNWFDENVSDPVWQSRLSILNQEPFFLLLNHGGADDFVQLVNSLSDLFGSRGENPEWLWQKGERVERDWEEIQESLLSWYATQWDEEWSLWIELILPLMDLRGSSKVIGTFIDFNLKWHNRPDKRQLPFFMSDLIDSLTAIAKSSRNPVYLEIQDQLLLSRPFQSMIEYRNQLKEKYLHLIDILCGKVELSEDFRCRQFLIQSSAIFWQVWEEFKKKKSLLTFNDMIAYAGEAIKQYPTLTSQYSSIMVDEFQDTDLLQESLIRNIVQNNQASLFVVGDLKQSIYRFRHADLSIFHQYIQETQYNSKSGRHIVLGESFRSRDDLVSEMNSLFGFIWKDGLSQKIPHEYDPLQVPNELSWWEERSKSVSASHLRFLFLGNTDQTTKETERRCLLARYLANEVNNLVGKVMVWDKAEKKARLCQYRDIVILVPTRTFYKPLEQVLQDELNIPVIFVTDVNYFSRGETLDAVAYLKTVVDPQDDLALANYLSSPFSGLSLAEVHDLLVNADRSLKNGWLWKTLQEKYPNICEKLIDLNQKMKLTGPASILSELLKESSHLKATPRSLRRRVAVNLRRSIDLAREYENSIGNSGLGCARYLQDAILKEVKSEEANPVGEEEDVVRVMTIHSAKGLEFPVVALFGLEYTPHRRPRNKFQSSRELGAITRYFPDYWEMNGQPLMESDVDFPSYFIEQQLQEAEEISEQQRLFYVACTRAQDTLILSGVCPISNGEIVIKPKTWLSWVWDWIEKDRNEDPRQYLINLFPDGQDSLFISTSKANEEIEDGGMDLPRQPLPRLQRLTATAYAFYRFCPHAYRMRYRQGISLPWELPSDDEKGGADLGNMVHWILAQWDFNEQNLDRWLPLHQDRFLEIKTQLPIELRPFWNTNQDWEKVRIWLTNLSQSHLGLSLQKNYNDQKLEREKPFEIKLNGGLVLAGIRDLLWKDNEGVHIIDYKTSSPDTTVYPLYQEQMHFYGLAARLQYPEHPVQIALYYIKENLLQIIKNLPSEDEMISRVYLVARKAASQGDFQPGTDNCPSCPWKRDCSLYIGNQ; this is encoded by the coding sequence ATGAAGAGAGTTGAAAATAAAGAATTCCTGGAGCTTATTTCCGATTCTCGACCGGCTCAACAGGAAGCAATCATGGCTGATGAAGATTTGGTGGTGGTGAGCGCTGGTGCTGGCACCGGAAAAACCGAAACCTTAGCTCGCCGCTATGCCTGGCTGGTCACCACTGGACGAGCAAAATTCAATCAAATCCTGACTTTAACCTTTACCGAAAAAGCCGCCCTTGAAATGAGAGAGAGAATTCGAATGCGACTGCGGAACTGGTATAAGCAGTTATCTAATCAGGGAAACTTTCAACATCTTTACGAAGCAATTGATAACCTCGATGAAGCTCCTATATCCACCATTCATTCTTTTTGTATGAGAATAATTCAAAAGGCAAGTTTGTATTTCGATATTGATCCAAATATCCGAGTCATTTCATCACCGGAAGAATTCGGGTTTTGGAATAATCTTCAAAATATTTTAAGACGAAATGACTGGAATTGGTTTGATGAAAACGTTTCTGATCCGGTATGGCAAAGTCGTTTGTCGATATTAAACCAAGAACCATTTTTTCTCCTTTTAAACCATGGTGGTGCTGATGATTTCGTTCAATTGGTTAATAGTCTTTCCGACCTTTTTGGAAGTCGGGGAGAAAATCCAGAATGGCTTTGGCAAAAAGGTGAAAGAGTTGAAAGGGATTGGGAAGAAATCCAAGAAAGCCTCCTATCCTGGTATGCAACTCAATGGGACGAGGAATGGTCGCTGTGGATAGAGCTTATTTTACCTTTAATGGATTTACGCGGATCGAGCAAAGTAATTGGGACCTTTATCGATTTTAATCTAAAGTGGCATAACCGACCAGACAAGAGACAACTGCCATTTTTTATGAGTGATTTAATTGACTCTCTGACTGCCATTGCCAAGAGCTCAAGGAATCCAGTATATCTGGAGATCCAAGATCAGCTTTTACTATCAAGACCTTTCCAGTCTATGATTGAATACCGCAATCAATTAAAAGAGAAGTACCTTCATTTAATTGACATTTTATGTGGGAAAGTTGAATTGTCCGAAGACTTTCGTTGTCGTCAATTTCTCATTCAATCATCAGCTATTTTTTGGCAGGTTTGGGAGGAATTTAAGAAGAAAAAAAGCCTGCTGACCTTTAATGATATGATTGCCTATGCCGGTGAGGCAATAAAACAGTATCCCACTTTAACTTCCCAATATAGCTCAATTATGGTTGATGAGTTTCAAGACACCGATCTCCTCCAGGAATCCTTGATTCGTAATATTGTCCAAAACAACCAGGCCTCTCTCTTTGTGGTTGGGGATTTGAAGCAGTCCATATATCGTTTTCGACATGCCGACCTGAGTATTTTCCATCAATATATTCAAGAAACTCAATATAATTCAAAGAGTGGAAGGCATATCGTGCTTGGTGAAAGCTTTCGTAGTCGAGATGATTTGGTTAGTGAAATGAACAGTTTATTTGGTTTTATCTGGAAAGATGGATTAAGTCAAAAAATCCCCCATGAGTATGATCCACTCCAGGTTCCCAATGAGCTCTCCTGGTGGGAAGAGCGCTCAAAATCGGTATCGGCTTCTCATCTGCGGTTTCTCTTCCTAGGGAACACCGATCAGACGACCAAAGAAACCGAAAGGCGTTGTCTTCTGGCACGATACTTAGCAAATGAGGTCAATAACTTGGTAGGGAAAGTAATGGTTTGGGATAAAGCAGAAAAAAAAGCTCGCTTGTGTCAGTACCGGGATATTGTAATCTTGGTTCCCACTCGAACTTTTTATAAACCACTCGAGCAAGTTTTACAAGATGAATTAAATATCCCAGTTATTTTCGTTACCGATGTCAATTATTTTTCTCGAGGAGAAACCTTGGATGCCGTAGCCTATTTAAAAACCGTTGTTGATCCCCAGGATGACCTGGCTTTGGCTAACTATCTTTCTTCCCCCTTTTCCGGACTCAGTTTGGCTGAGGTGCATGACTTGCTAGTTAATGCTGATAGATCATTAAAAAACGGTTGGTTGTGGAAAACTTTGCAAGAGAAATATCCAAATATCTGCGAAAAGTTGATTGATTTGAACCAAAAAATGAAATTAACCGGTCCAGCTTCAATTTTGTCCGAGCTTTTAAAAGAATCCTCCCATTTAAAAGCAACCCCACGGTCTTTGCGAAGAAGAGTGGCCGTCAATCTCCGGAGGTCAATTGATTTAGCCCGAGAGTATGAAAATAGCATTGGAAACAGCGGATTGGGTTGCGCCCGTTATTTACAAGATGCCATTTTGAAAGAAGTCAAAAGTGAGGAAGCCAATCCAGTAGGAGAAGAAGAGGATGTAGTAAGAGTGATGACCATTCACTCTGCTAAAGGTTTAGAATTTCCTGTCGTTGCTCTTTTTGGTTTGGAATATACTCCCCATCGACGCCCAAGAAACAAATTTCAATCTTCGCGTGAACTGGGAGCGATAACTAGGTATTTTCCGGATTATTGGGAGATGAATGGTCAACCACTCATGGAGAGTGATGTTGATTTTCCTTCTTATTTTATCGAACAGCAACTCCAGGAAGCCGAGGAAATTTCTGAACAACAGCGGTTATTTTATGTAGCTTGTACGCGGGCTCAAGATACTTTGATTTTATCAGGTGTTTGTCCGATAAGTAACGGAGAAATCGTTATCAAACCTAAAACCTGGTTGAGCTGGGTTTGGGATTGGATTGAAAAGGATAGAAATGAGGACCCTCGGCAATACCTTATCAATTTGTTCCCTGACGGCCAAGATTCTTTATTCATTTCCACTTCAAAAGCAAATGAGGAGATAGAAGATGGAGGGATGGATCTTCCTCGGCAGCCCCTTCCTCGTTTACAACGTTTGACAGCAACCGCTTATGCCTTTTATCGGTTTTGTCCCCATGCCTATCGAATGAGATACCGACAGGGGATCTCTTTACCATGGGAGCTTCCTTCTGATGATGAAAAAGGGGGAGCCGATTTGGGGAATATGGTTCATTGGATTCTGGCTCAATGGGATTTTAATGAACAAAATCTGGACCGTTGGTTGCCCCTTCATCAGGATAGATTTCTGGAAATAAAAACACAGCTTCCGATTGAGCTTCGACCATTTTGGAATACTAACCAGGATTGGGAAAAAGTAAGGATTTGGTTAACAAATTTATCTCAAAGCCATCTGGGCTTATCTCTGCAAAAAAATTACAATGACCAAAAACTTGAGCGGGAAAAGCCTTTTGAAATCAAGCTAAATGGAGGATTAGTCTTGGCTGGGATACGAGATCTTTTGTGGAAAGATAATGAGGGGGTTCATATCATAGATTATAAGACATCTTCACCAGATACAACGGTGTATCCCCTCTATCAGGAACAGATGCACTTTTATGGGTTAGCAGCTCGGTTACAATACCCTGAACATCCAGTTCAGATAGCATTGTATTATATTAAGGAGAACCTGTTACAGATTATTAAAAATTTGCCTTCCGAAGACGAAATGATTTCACGGGTTTACTTGGTTGCCAGGAAGGCAGCTTCTCAGGGTGATTTTCAGCCCGGTACCGATAACTGTCCTTCTTGTCCGTGGAAAAGAGATTGCTCCCTCTATATTGGGAATCAATAA
- the rexB gene encoding ATP-dependent helicase/deoxyribonuclease subunit B: MPFEVFHYNRLSDVKEYLGQLTTQVINPIIIVPSLSDKSEFREMDPFEESKIFQWNDLYNEIHTLLKNQVSIPPKRKEVDQSVNWLLIHNLWKELNEKTETIDIPEGLRRIECVTHILESIRELLREEVSWSDFNRFMSCNDCFDDSLCNQIQDPTSWLCWIYRRYLKVFERYQLSDNLQIPGLTADLIRKSWHNEELKKWINKNTFIFIGFFQFTPGQRQLLHSLNSNYGQVYIIKPWCGIPQFDENFPLQLDHSKLPLPINNPVSIGEIAAGDARHQYETIARELVLWSAEKGQLSQWGQFPGWDDIATIIPIQRRKTFQEVLQKYRIPFQFLQGFSAKESPLWGILKRLRSAGQSYWPEEETLHLLTDPLLGETDISVKEAYHLSPRGIEGWRDFLKDSPQSLLKFDQLVKSWRIIESCRTPQEVYHVLHRIFTKTFNISNNASKLSGLDPTRDELVALLTAFLVEIEQKILYFSEDETLASFVQQINFASTNEVYGFLETWINHATLRPPLVEKGSLRVYLSSPPALTEAPVMIITDIISAFWPGSFLNTPFLEDELKKKWNQNPGLNQATLPTIHHKRDEKRALFRRLIATGLQYTIVTYPLQDEAGRPTSLSPYYDEIFTGDDPWAEKVVFFKRPLSAILPQTVEPYLKPVEIPEDVPLIARSLPWLPNQISKIPPIPISELDNWVECPFLFYLKNFYKLTEPTPPGFDPRRGGIVLHELWRKVWDNYLEGKSTSLRELVLSLWTEIVQRVYPELLTVFTSDELRLRLDALRMADYQEHMESFINYYRTEEKSEFVLPLYEINQLSFTGRCDRLIGLKDGYWLIVDYKSGKSNYARKSLQLAGYSQVLTDNGYPVIGYVYLCHGDGKATGAFENTLFVPYGDKLRNAILKSNRSGKILSVEMELARQKMEELSLGLASGDIQPNYHSQTCSGCFGRSLCRRDEMRSRGGEDEES; encoded by the coding sequence TTGCCGTTTGAAGTATTTCATTATAATCGTTTAAGTGATGTCAAAGAATATCTTGGTCAATTAACTACTCAAGTAATCAACCCGATTATCATAGTTCCTTCTTTATCAGATAAAAGTGAATTTCGTGAAATGGATCCTTTTGAAGAATCCAAAATTTTTCAATGGAATGACTTATATAATGAAATTCATACTCTTTTGAAAAACCAGGTGAGTATACCGCCGAAAAGGAAAGAAGTCGATCAGAGTGTAAATTGGTTGTTGATTCATAATCTCTGGAAAGAATTGAATGAAAAAACTGAAACCATCGATATTCCAGAGGGATTAAGAAGAATAGAATGTGTCACTCATATTTTAGAAAGCATCCGTGAACTCCTTCGCGAAGAAGTGAGTTGGAGCGATTTCAATCGCTTTATGAGTTGTAACGATTGTTTTGATGATTCCCTTTGTAATCAAATTCAGGATCCAACCAGTTGGTTATGTTGGATTTACCGGAGATACCTCAAGGTATTTGAACGGTATCAGCTCAGCGATAACCTTCAAATACCGGGATTAACTGCCGATCTGATACGAAAATCCTGGCACAATGAAGAGTTAAAAAAGTGGATTAATAAAAATACATTTATTTTTATCGGTTTTTTTCAATTCACTCCGGGGCAAAGGCAATTATTGCATAGTTTGAATTCGAATTACGGTCAGGTTTATATTATCAAGCCTTGGTGTGGAATCCCTCAATTTGATGAAAATTTTCCTTTGCAACTAGATCATTCTAAACTTCCCCTACCGATAAACAATCCAGTTTCAATTGGTGAAATTGCAGCTGGAGATGCCCGCCATCAGTATGAAACCATTGCTCGTGAGTTGGTTTTATGGTCGGCAGAGAAAGGTCAACTTTCTCAATGGGGCCAATTCCCCGGTTGGGATGATATCGCGACGATCATCCCAATCCAAAGAAGAAAAACTTTTCAAGAAGTTTTACAGAAATACCGGATTCCCTTTCAATTCCTGCAAGGATTTTCTGCCAAGGAATCCCCCTTGTGGGGAATTCTTAAACGATTACGAAGTGCTGGTCAAAGTTATTGGCCAGAAGAAGAAACTCTTCATCTTCTAACCGACCCATTATTAGGAGAAACGGATATTTCTGTCAAAGAGGCTTATCACCTATCACCCCGTGGGATTGAAGGATGGAGAGATTTCTTAAAAGATTCCCCTCAATCTTTATTGAAATTTGATCAGCTGGTCAAATCTTGGCGAATAATTGAATCCTGCCGAACACCACAAGAGGTTTATCATGTCCTTCACCGAATTTTTACCAAAACTTTCAATATTTCTAATAATGCCTCAAAACTTTCTGGGTTAGATCCTACTCGAGATGAGTTGGTTGCTTTACTAACAGCTTTTTTGGTTGAAATTGAGCAAAAAATTCTTTATTTTTCTGAAGATGAGACATTGGCATCCTTTGTTCAACAGATAAATTTTGCTTCAACTAATGAAGTTTATGGTTTTTTAGAGACATGGATTAATCACGCCACCCTCCGTCCACCACTTGTCGAAAAGGGATCCTTGAGAGTGTATCTCAGTTCTCCCCCAGCGTTGACCGAAGCACCAGTGATGATTATTACTGATATAATTTCAGCTTTCTGGCCCGGAAGCTTTTTGAATACCCCTTTTTTGGAAGACGAACTGAAAAAAAAGTGGAATCAAAATCCGGGATTGAATCAGGCTACTCTTCCTACCATTCATCATAAGAGAGATGAAAAACGAGCTTTATTTCGAAGACTCATTGCCACTGGATTACAATATACCATTGTGACCTACCCATTGCAGGATGAAGCAGGACGACCAACATCGCTTTCTCCTTATTATGATGAAATATTTACGGGTGATGATCCTTGGGCAGAAAAAGTGGTTTTCTTTAAACGACCATTGAGTGCTATTCTTCCTCAAACCGTTGAACCTTATTTAAAACCGGTGGAAATACCAGAGGATGTACCTTTGATTGCTCGTAGTCTTCCTTGGTTACCCAATCAAATTTCAAAAATACCTCCAATACCGATCAGTGAGTTGGACAACTGGGTAGAATGCCCTTTTTTGTTTTACCTCAAAAATTTCTATAAATTAACCGAACCAACTCCTCCCGGTTTTGATCCCCGTCGGGGTGGAATAGTTTTGCATGAATTGTGGAGAAAAGTGTGGGATAACTATTTAGAAGGAAAATCAACCAGTCTTCGGGAACTGGTGTTGTCCCTTTGGACGGAAATTGTCCAACGGGTCTACCCAGAGCTTTTAACGGTTTTTACTAGCGATGAACTTCGCTTGAGGCTTGATGCTTTAAGAATGGCCGACTACCAGGAACATATGGAAAGTTTTATAAATTATTACCGTACGGAAGAAAAAAGTGAATTTGTTCTCCCTCTGTATGAAATAAACCAACTTTCTTTTACTGGCCGTTGCGACCGTCTGATTGGTTTAAAAGACGGATACTGGCTGATTGTAGATTATAAAAGTGGGAAATCAAATTACGCAAGGAAATCGTTGCAGTTGGCCGGATACAGCCAAGTTTTAACCGATAATGGATATCCGGTGATTGGCTATGTATACCTCTGCCATGGTGACGGTAAAGCAACTGGTGCTTTTGAAAATACCCTTTTTGTTCCCTATGGTGATAAGTTGAGGAATGCAATCTTAAAGTCGAATCGTTCCGGTAAAATTTTAAGCGTCGAGATGGAACTTGCTCGACAAAAAATGGAAGAACTCTCCTTGGGTTTGGCAAGCGGTGATATCCAACCAAATTATCATAGCCAAACTTGTAGTGGATGTTTTGGGAGATCACTTTGCCGAAGAGACGAGATGCGAAGTCGTGGAGGAGAAGATGAAGAGAGTTGA
- the ptpA_2 gene encoding Prolyl tripeptidyl peptidase precursor translates to MNRNTLNCLLLVFIFISLISFGNLAIAYSEEIPLIPLRDFFRNPEKAGYSLSPDGEYFAFLAPWENRLNIFIQKFSETEAKRITSVTDRDLVGYFWASNERIVYARDQAGEENFHLFAVNIDGSNPVDLTPFEGVRAGVIDDLRDNDQDMIISLNKRDPRFYDAYRINIETGELKLIGENPGNIIGWLTDHEGLLRLAITSDGVNTSILYRDNESQSFQTILTTDFKETLTPVSFTYDNQCLYAFSNLGRDKAALVVFDPKTQKELELIYENSDVDVSGLLISDKRKKLIAVTYLTDKLRYHFFDEEVESIFQDLTKKIPGYELALSSVNQDENRFIIRTYSDKSLGSYFLYDVETSNLQKIADISPWIDEKYMADMEPISYNSQDGLTIHGYLTLPKGVEPKNLPVVINPHGGPWYRDSWGYNAEVQFLANRGYAVLQMNFRGSTGYGRTFWEAGFKQWGRKMQDDITDGVQWLIDQGIADLKRIGIYGGSYGGYATLAGITLTPDLYAAAVDYVGISNIFTFLEAIPPYWEPLRQQFYEMIGDPSKDKELLESVSPLFLVNQIKTPLFIAQGANDPRVKKSESDQIVAALEKRGIKVQYMVKENEGHGFANEENRFDFYRAMEEFLSEHLGGKVEP, encoded by the coding sequence ATGAATAGAAATACTTTAAATTGTTTGCTGCTGGTTTTTATTTTCATTTCTCTAATAAGCTTCGGAAATTTAGCAATAGCTTATTCAGAAGAAATACCACTCATTCCCCTGCGAGATTTCTTTCGGAATCCCGAGAAAGCTGGTTATTCTCTTTCTCCTGATGGTGAATATTTCGCTTTTCTCGCTCCCTGGGAAAATCGGTTAAATATTTTTATCCAAAAGTTTAGCGAAACTGAAGCCAAGCGGATCACGTCAGTTACCGATCGAGATTTAGTGGGATATTTTTGGGCAAGCAATGAAAGAATCGTCTATGCTCGTGATCAAGCTGGAGAAGAAAATTTTCATTTATTTGCCGTGAATATTGATGGTTCAAATCCTGTTGATTTAACTCCCTTTGAGGGAGTTCGTGCCGGTGTAATTGACGATTTAAGGGACAACGATCAAGACATGATTATTTCTCTCAACAAGAGAGATCCAAGGTTTTACGACGCCTATCGAATTAATATTGAAACTGGTGAATTGAAATTAATCGGCGAAAACCCGGGTAATATCATCGGTTGGTTAACCGATCATGAAGGCCTACTGCGACTCGCCATAACCAGTGATGGAGTTAACACCAGTATTCTTTACCGAGATAACGAGTCACAATCCTTCCAAACAATTTTGACTACTGATTTTAAAGAAACCCTCACTCCAGTATCCTTTACCTATGATAATCAATGTTTGTATGCTTTTTCCAATTTAGGCCGCGATAAAGCAGCTCTGGTAGTTTTTGATCCTAAAACTCAAAAAGAACTCGAACTCATTTATGAAAATTCCGATGTTGATGTAAGCGGATTATTAATATCAGATAAGAGAAAAAAGCTAATTGCTGTTACCTATTTAACTGATAAACTCCGTTATCATTTTTTTGATGAAGAAGTTGAATCCATTTTTCAAGACCTTACCAAGAAAATCCCTGGATATGAATTGGCTCTCTCAAGTGTGAATCAAGACGAAAATCGCTTTATAATAAGGACCTATAGCGATAAATCATTGGGGTCCTACTTTCTCTATGATGTCGAAACCAGTAATCTTCAAAAGATTGCCGATATCAGCCCCTGGATTGATGAAAAGTATATGGCTGATATGGAACCGATTTCTTATAATTCACAAGATGGCTTAACTATTCATGGATATCTCACTCTCCCCAAGGGCGTTGAACCAAAAAATTTACCAGTAGTGATAAATCCCCACGGTGGTCCATGGTATCGAGATAGTTGGGGATATAATGCCGAAGTTCAATTTTTAGCCAACCGTGGTTATGCTGTACTACAAATGAATTTCCGCGGCTCCACTGGGTATGGGCGTACATTTTGGGAAGCCGGTTTTAAACAGTGGGGCAGAAAAATGCAGGATGATATTACCGATGGAGTTCAGTGGCTTATCGATCAGGGTATTGCCGATCTAAAGCGTATCGGTATTTATGGGGGTTCCTATGGTGGTTACGCTACCTTAGCTGGAATTACTCTCACTCCTGATCTTTACGCTGCTGCGGTTGATTATGTTGGAATTTCAAATATATTTACCTTTCTCGAAGCTATTCCTCCCTACTGGGAGCCGTTACGCCAGCAATTTTATGAAATGATCGGCGATCCCAGTAAAGATAAGGAGCTTTTGGAGTCGGTTTCTCCATTATTTTTAGTAAACCAAATCAAAACTCCACTTTTTATTGCCCAAGGTGCTAATGATCCCCGGGTAAAAAAATCTGAATCCGATCAAATTGTTGCTGCGTTGGAAAAAAGAGGAATTAAAGTTCAATATATGGTGAAAGAAAATGAAGGTCATGGATTTGCCAACGAAGAGAATCGATTTGATTTCTATCGAGCCATGGAAGAATTCTTATCAGAACATTTAGGTGGAAAAGTTGAACCCTAA